A stretch of Planococcus citri chromosome 5, ihPlaCitr1.1, whole genome shotgun sequence DNA encodes these proteins:
- the LOC135846755 gene encoding uncharacterized protein LOC135846755, with translation MAFEPNEPNSLFNRYQSLKTKVKLIPLDISFLKQCRVHNVFPKCVVFNSKVKTPSTKRALEKAKTYWLSSELHSLYAKRSSIEVELYALHKKLSQTIPKLQWDEMERKMFRSIEEKKRKKRNSQNKKLKNLLKEESNHSGVSNVVSVSGSDSNGVNETTVYVKNLTDVVFSKEELDLLNKGLKFSLPPMRPPIEDIISDVDASLWRETSETKISIKKEVVDIIKTHKPTRIPFHPHNNTIKSLRQKGVYYMKADKGNTVVIMKKDEYLEKCETLLNEGPYEKLKSDPVDKMVKEVKSLVKTTPFLNNTPFPSNPKVPKMYCLPKIHKPNYPMRPIVANINSPSYNIAKKLLCNLQNLPFPETLQVKNNYELAEKLQGITINDTDRLISFDVQNLFPSVPIPETLEMIENWLKEQNINKKEITHYMNTIKLCTSQNIFQINGTYYKQTGGTAMGNPLSPFLANFFMSHLETKFKKNNKNFPKAWFRYVDDILCIIPEDFNIEEFLNALNSLYPTIKFTYELEQQNKLPFLDMLIIRHSDHLEFDIYRKPTHTNNYIPSDSFQPWNQKFAAFNSMIHRCLNLPLNKNNQNKEIKNIMSIASNLGYTKTSIQKLIRKHENKKLIRDATTFIAEKDDVKRVRISYYPPLTNKMKTVFRKHNIQPIFTNDNKIKNLLGNTKDKDKPEDCSGIYKIKCKDCQGIYIGQTKRNIKKRFKEHLYYAKYKYENKSALSDHLIATNHTTSFENLNLIQKIDKPSQLNIREAIAMMKNKTNLLNNDLKPLENILLSVIKTKLEDMTPTTSSPTTTPSST, from the coding sequence ATGGCATTCGAGCCTAATGAAcctaattcattattcaacagATACCAAAGTCTAAAAACTAAGGTGAAGTTGATACCTCTTGATATTAGTTTTCTTAAACAGTGTAGGGTACACAATGTTTTCCCTAAGTGTGTGGTGTTTAACAGTAAAGTGAAAACTCCTTCCACAAAAAGGGCTCTAGAGAAAGCCAAAACCTATTGGTTAAGCTCTGAGCTTCACAGCCTGTATGCAAAAAGATCCAGCATAGAAGTGGAACTATATGCACTTCACAAAAAACTAAGCCAGACCATACCAAAACTGCAGTGGGATGAAATGGAAAGAAAGATGTTCAGatcaattgaggagaaaaagagaaagaaaagaaattcacaaaacaaaaagttgaaaaatctgttaaaagaaGAAAGTAACCATAGTGGTGTTAGCAATGTTGTTAGtgtcagtggcagtgacagtaatggtgttaatgagactactgtgtatgtgaaaaacctaactgatgtggtgttctccaaagaagaattggatcttctaaacaagggtctaaaattctctttaccacccatgaggcctcctattgaagatattatttctgatgtggatgcttcattgtggagagagacctcagaaacaaaaatcagcataaagaaagaagtggtagacatcatcaaaacccataaaccaacaagaattccatttcatccccacaacaacaccatcaaaagcttgagacagaaaggtgtctactatatgaaagcagacaagggaaacaccgtagtgataatgaagaaagatgaatacttggaaaagtgtgaaacccttcttaatgaaggaccttatgagaagttaaaaagtgatcctgtggataaaatggtgaaagaagtgaaaagtttggtgaaaactactcccttccttaataacactccttttccttccaatcctaaagttcctaaaatgtactgtcttcccaagatccataaacctaactatcctatgagaccaattgtggccaatatcaactctccttcctataacattgccaaaaaactcctttgtaacctccaaaaccttccttttcctgaaactcttcaagttaaaaataattatgaacttgcagaaaaactgcaagggattactattaatgacacagacaggctcatatcttttgatgtacaaaatcttttccccagtgtgcctattcctgagactttagaaatgatagaaaactggctaaaagaacaaaatatcaacaaaaaagaaataacccattatatgaatactataaaattatgcacttcccaaaacattttccaaataaatggaacttactacaaacaaacaggaggcacagctatgggcaaccccttatctccctttttggcaaattttttcatgagccaccttgagacaaaattcaaaaagaacaataaaaactttcccaaagcatggtttagatatgttgatgacatcctgtgtatcattcctgaagacttcaacattgaggaattcctcaatgctttaaatagtctctatcctaccatcaaattcacttatgagcttgaacaacaaaacaaactcccttttctggacatgttaatcattagacattctgaccatcttgaatttgatatctatagaaaacccacccacaccaataactacattccttcagactctttccagccttggaaccaaaaatttgctgctttcaacagcatgatacacaggtgtttaaatctccccctaaataaaaataaccaaaataaagaaataaaaaacatcatgtctattgcttccaaccttggctacacaaaaacatctatccaaaaacttataagaaaacatgaaaacaaaaaactaatcagagatgccacaacctttattgctgaaaaagatgatgtcaaaagagttaggatcagttactatccccctctcacaaataaaatgaaaacagtcttcagaaaacacaacatacaacccattttcaccaatgataacaaaattaaaaaccttcttggtaacactaaagacaaagacaaacctgaagactgtagtggcatctacaaaatcaaatgtaaagattgccaaggaatttatataggtcaaaccaaaagaaacatcaaaaagaggttcaaggaacatctttattatgctaaatacaaatatgaaaataagtctgctctctcagatcatctcattgccaccaaccacactacttcctttgaaaacctgaacctcatacaaaaaatagataaaccatctcaattaaacattagggaagcaatagccatgatgaaaaacaaaacaaatttactaaataatgacttaaaacccttagaaaatatcctactttctgttattaaaaccaaacttgaagacatgactcctaccacatcctcacctacaaccacaccctcttccacatga